From Paenibacillus sp. V4I7, one genomic window encodes:
- a CDS encoding GyrI-like domain-containing protein, with the protein MIIETKIIEKPAFIVVGMTEKIHFDMSVPPSENAIAKLWGEFNKRIPEVSSQLGWRSYGLMLQNPDNPPGEPFNYTASVQISQDGDIPEGMTRIEVPAARYIVLTHRGPLDGIGDAFGHFWGHWLPNSPYEYDGGSRTGKYEFEFYDQRYTQPDDPNSEIDLFFPIRTK; encoded by the coding sequence ATGATTATCGAAACTAAAATTATCGAAAAACCAGCCTTCATCGTTGTTGGAATGACCGAAAAGATTCATTTTGATATGTCTGTGCCACCGTCCGAGAACGCCATTGCCAAGCTGTGGGGGGAATTTAATAAGCGCATTCCAGAAGTTTCTAGTCAGCTCGGTTGGCGAAGCTACGGACTTATGCTGCAAAATCCGGACAATCCGCCCGGCGAACCATTCAATTATACGGCCTCTGTACAAATCTCTCAGGATGGTGACATTCCCGAGGGCATGACGCGCATCGAAGTACCAGCTGCGCGCTATATCGTGCTGACGCATCGGGGTCCTCTTGACGGTATAGGCGATGCCTTTGGGCATTTTTGGGGACATTGGCTGCCGAACAGTCCTTACGAATACGACGGTGGTTCCCGCACGGGTAAATATGAATTCGAGTTTTATGATCAGCGTTATACCCAGCCGGATGATCCCAACTCCGAGATAGACTTGTTTTTCCCTATTCGTACGAAATAA
- a CDS encoding ATP-binding cassette domain-containing protein, with protein MNINSIEVNGLRKSFGKQIVLDGIDLAVAKGTIFALLGPNGAGKTTLINILSTLSEPDEGFARIEGYDVVSNRYEVRRSISLTGQFAAVDEVLTGHENIIMMCRLSGLSRGESRLRTAELLKRFDLEDAAGKRVKTFSGGMRRRLDLAVSLVVNRPVLFLDEPTTGLDTVSRRSLWEIILRLKQQGMTIFLTTQYLEEADQLADEIAVMGRGRIVATGSAEALKARVGGEVIELRNHMDEVIRSIPTSGSVQDVRHTLSEIAHLCPPDTRLFIRKPSMDDVFLALTSIDQKEASLT; from the coding sequence ATGAATATCAATTCCATTGAAGTAAACGGATTGCGCAAAAGCTTCGGCAAACAAATCGTTCTGGACGGCATAGATTTGGCGGTAGCCAAAGGTACGATTTTCGCGCTGCTCGGGCCGAACGGCGCTGGTAAAACGACACTGATTAACATCCTGTCAACGCTGTCCGAGCCGGACGAGGGATTCGCACGAATCGAAGGGTACGACGTCGTATCCAACCGATACGAGGTCCGTAGGTCGATCAGTCTCACCGGCCAATTCGCGGCAGTTGATGAAGTATTGACTGGTCACGAGAATATCATCATGATGTGCCGGCTGTCTGGTTTATCGCGGGGGGAGTCCCGCTTACGGACAGCAGAGCTGCTGAAACGTTTCGATCTCGAAGACGCCGCAGGCAAGCGTGTGAAAACATTCTCAGGCGGCATGCGCCGTAGGTTGGATCTTGCCGTAAGTCTAGTCGTTAACCGTCCGGTGCTCTTTCTGGACGAACCAACGACGGGACTTGACACCGTCAGCCGCCGCTCTCTTTGGGAAATCATCTTGCGACTTAAGCAGCAAGGAATGACGATTTTTTTGACGACACAATATTTAGAAGAAGCCGACCAGCTTGCAGACGAAATCGCGGTGATGGGTCGCGGACGAATCGTTGCAACCGGCTCCGCCGAGGCTTTGAAGGCGCGCGTCGGCGGCGAAGTCATCGAGTTGCGGAATCACATGGACGAAGTCATTCGATCCATACCGACGAGCGGCAGTGTTCAGGATGTTCGCCACACGTTGAGCGAGATCGCCCACTTATGCCCACCGGATACACGGCTCTTCATTCGAAAGCCTAGCATGGATGACGTCTTTCTTGCCTTAACATCCATCGATCAAAAGGAGGCTTCACTCACATGA
- a CDS encoding PH domain-containing protein translates to MFKKFAADALGLSDIGKVISPSDFDKVDSDDYVMHEDGEKIFFIIKSKKDEYCFTNLALIHLDGDSAISSKRMLKRYSYHTNAISKVYLETAGTIDLDVEIKFIIGDVNFSIDVDKKQIEQIKDLYKALIKISETVAHNEDLFSYAKQSVVIAKEATGRITTQTTSPVAQFDAINESTYNWLKNKHSELKIKDFGYIFERYINN, encoded by the coding sequence TTGTTCAAGAAGTTTGCGGCAGATGCATTAGGTTTAAGTGATATAGGTAAGGTTATTAGTCCGAGTGATTTCGACAAGGTAGATTCAGATGATTATGTCATGCATGAGGATGGCGAGAAGATTTTCTTCATCATCAAGTCGAAGAAGGACGAATACTGCTTTACCAACCTTGCCCTAATCCACCTTGATGGAGATAGTGCTATTAGCAGCAAGCGTATGCTGAAACGTTACAGCTACCATACAAATGCAATTTCCAAGGTGTATTTGGAAACTGCAGGAACTATCGATCTTGACGTCGAGATCAAGTTCATTATCGGTGACGTCAACTTCTCGATTGATGTCGACAAGAAGCAAATCGAGCAGATCAAAGACTTGTATAAAGCCTTAATTAAGATTTCCGAGACGGTAGCACATAACGAGGACTTGTTTAGTTATGCGAAGCAAAGCGTAGTTATTGCTAAGGAAGCGACAGGTCGTATCACAACTCAAACTACTTCCCCGGTAGCCCAATTCGATGCAATCAACGAATCAACCTACAATTGGTTGAAGAATAAGCACTCTGAGTTAAAGATCAAGGATTTCGGTTACATCTTCGAGCGCTATATCAACAACTAA
- a CDS encoding aminoglycoside phosphotransferase family protein — protein MSQANEIVIDLALVKRLIAAQFPQWADHRIQPVESAGTDNTIYRLGEDMTVRLPRVEWAIAQVEKEHRWLPKLAPLTPLSIPTPLAMGMPAEGYPCRWSVYRWLEGENATIGRIDNPHQAATALGQFVAALQRIDPAGGPAPGPHNSGRGVPLAMRDASVRNAIATLNNMLDTDVATAAWEAALQAPVWQGKAVWLHGDLHPGNLLVEQGRLTAVIDFGTLGVGDPACDLMVAWTLLSAENRDLFRAALTVDDATWARGRGWALSFGLIAFAYYLDTNPVLAAISRRAIDEVLFEHTNGI, from the coding sequence ATGAGCCAAGCGAATGAGATAGTGATCGACTTAGCTCTCGTGAAGCGGTTGATCGCTGCACAATTTCCGCAATGGGCAGACCATCGCATCCAGCCGGTCGAATCAGCCGGGACGGACAACACGATCTATCGGCTCGGCGAGGATATGACCGTACGATTACCCCGCGTCGAATGGGCAATTGCGCAGGTGGAGAAGGAGCACCGTTGGCTACCGAAACTTGCCCCGCTAACACCGCTTTCGATTCCTACCCCGCTCGCGATGGGGATGCCCGCCGAGGGCTACCCTTGTCGCTGGTCCGTGTATCGGTGGCTCGAAGGAGAGAACGCAACCATCGGGCGAATCGACAATCCGCACCAAGCAGCGACCGCATTGGGTCAATTCGTAGCCGCTTTGCAGCGGATCGATCCCGCTGGGGGGCCAGCCCCAGGACCGCACAACTCTGGCAGAGGCGTGCCATTGGCTATGCGAGATGCATCTGTCCGGAACGCAATCGCAACCTTGAACAACATGCTAGATACGGACGTGGCAACCGCTGCGTGGGAAGCAGCCCTCCAGGCACCAGTGTGGCAGGGTAAGGCAGTCTGGCTCCACGGAGACCTCCATCCGGGAAACCTACTGGTTGAACAGGGCCGGTTAACCGCCGTCATAGACTTCGGTACTCTGGGCGTAGGCGATCCTGCATGCGACTTAATGGTCGCGTGGACTCTCCTCTCCGCCGAAAACCGTGATTTATTCCGCGCAGCGCTAACGGTTGATGACGCGACCTGGGCTCGAGGTCGCGGCTGGGCACTGTCCTTCGGGCTGATCGCCTTCGCATACTACTTAGATACGAACCCCGTACTCGCTGCAATATCCCGACGCGCTATCGATGAAGTCCTTTTCGAACACACGAACGGCATATGA
- a CDS encoding MFS transporter: METGVQQQAGEKLIRILAFTLVISVMSASMFNIVLPEIRAEFQLSFAQVSWVTSAFLLIYAIGTVIYGKLADIYKLKNLLTFGLIFFVFGSLIGLVAQAYWMVLLSRILQAAGAAVVPATASIIPVRYFPPESRGRALGISMTGLAIGGAIGPLVATLVVSIVHWRWLFCMPLFTLFTLPYYRKYLDNEHEDAGNIDWIGGGLLAGTAALLLLAITYEAWMPAAGCLILFVLFIARIRSVAKPFIRPELFRNKSYSLVLAIAFLTTGIGYSLAFLSPQLLSQVNHLAPGLIGFAIAPAAVTTAILGRKAGKLADAKGNPFLYYVASLLLLTCFALLSSFAGISPVYIAVFLIFGNVGQSFMMIALSNTISRTLPKEQTGVGMGLLAMLNFVAGAVSASIYSTTIDQGASSVWNAANSFPVAFVYSNIYFVLAFLHAMILLIYYFQFGRAERKRKAT; this comes from the coding sequence ATGGAAACCGGAGTTCAACAGCAAGCAGGAGAAAAATTGATCCGAATTCTCGCATTCACGCTTGTCATCTCTGTGATGAGTGCGTCTATGTTCAATATCGTATTGCCCGAGATCCGCGCGGAATTTCAGCTTTCCTTCGCGCAAGTGAGTTGGGTTACGTCAGCCTTTTTACTAATATATGCCATCGGAACCGTGATCTATGGGAAGCTGGCCGACATCTATAAGCTCAAAAATCTGTTGACGTTCGGTCTGATCTTTTTTGTATTCGGCTCCCTGATCGGCCTCGTTGCCCAAGCTTACTGGATGGTTCTGCTTAGCCGGATTTTGCAGGCGGCAGGGGCTGCGGTAGTTCCAGCAACGGCCAGCATTATTCCGGTTCGTTATTTTCCTCCGGAGAGCCGGGGACGGGCACTGGGGATATCAATGACCGGTTTGGCAATCGGCGGTGCAATCGGCCCGCTCGTGGCCACTTTGGTGGTCAGTATAGTTCATTGGCGTTGGCTGTTCTGCATGCCGCTCTTTACTCTATTCACATTGCCCTACTACCGCAAATATTTGGATAATGAACATGAAGATGCAGGCAACATCGATTGGATAGGCGGCGGACTGCTCGCTGGAACAGCGGCGTTGCTGCTACTTGCGATCACGTACGAGGCGTGGATGCCGGCTGCAGGCTGTCTTATTTTGTTCGTCTTGTTTATAGCAAGAATCCGTTCTGTGGCGAAACCGTTCATCCGGCCAGAACTGTTCCGTAATAAAAGCTATTCCCTTGTGCTGGCGATTGCTTTTCTGACGACAGGGATCGGTTATTCACTAGCGTTTCTGAGCCCCCAGCTATTGTCCCAAGTCAACCATCTGGCACCGGGACTGATCGGCTTCGCGATAGCTCCGGCAGCCGTCACGACTGCAATTCTGGGTCGAAAAGCAGGCAAGCTGGCGGATGCAAAAGGTAATCCATTCCTTTATTACGTGGCATCTTTGCTGTTATTGACCTGTTTTGCTCTATTGTCTTCCTTTGCGGGAATCTCACCTGTTTATATCGCCGTCTTTCTGATCTTCGGCAATGTGGGGCAATCGTTCATGATGATTGCCTTGTCCAATACGATTTCCCGAACACTGCCAAAGGAACAGACGGGGGTCGGCATGGGACTGCTCGCGATGCTGAACTTTGTTGCTGGGGCCGTTTCCGCAAGTATTTACAGCACGACAATTGATCAAGGCGCAAGTTCCGTTTGGAATGCGGCAAATTCGTTTCCGGTCGCGTTCGTTTACAGCAATATTTATTTTGTTCTTGCCTTCTTGCATGCGATGATTTTACTGATCTATTATTTTCAATTCGGCAGAGCCGAACGCAAGAGGAAAGCGACATGA
- a CDS encoding LysR family transcriptional regulator, translating into MELLQLQYFRTVARMEHMTKAAQDLRIAQPALSKTIARLEKDVGVPLFDRHGRQIRLNTFGKAFLDKVEAALTLLEEGQKEISDLAGLEYGSIHLATSTLDRLSEPLSSFLTLHPNVNFRITQASLEEMAHLLEVGEVDICFTPLPMERPDFSVSSVLNEDVYLAVPPSHRLAGLHSVRLNEVADEPFIGYKEGFPFQKMNDDFFRRVGISPNYVCRVDEPAAISNLVRAGLGVALVGNCGGPNSPLHLLSIEYPVCQRHFQIVWHNKRYLSMAARKFRDFVIQYFAAS; encoded by the coding sequence ATGGAACTGCTGCAATTGCAGTATTTTCGTACGGTTGCCAGAATGGAGCATATGACGAAGGCAGCACAAGATCTGCGGATCGCGCAGCCCGCTCTCAGCAAGACGATCGCCCGGCTAGAGAAGGATGTAGGCGTGCCGCTATTTGACCGTCATGGCAGGCAAATTCGGCTTAATACGTTTGGCAAAGCGTTTTTGGATAAAGTGGAAGCGGCGCTCACCCTATTGGAAGAAGGACAGAAAGAAATATCCGATCTTGCGGGATTGGAGTACGGGAGCATTCATTTGGCGACATCGACGCTAGATCGTCTGTCAGAACCTTTGAGCTCTTTCCTTACTCTTCACCCGAATGTTAATTTTCGGATCACTCAGGCCTCGCTGGAAGAAATGGCTCATCTCCTTGAAGTCGGAGAAGTGGATATTTGCTTTACACCTTTGCCTATGGAAAGGCCGGATTTCAGTGTGTCGTCCGTATTAAACGAAGATGTATATCTGGCAGTTCCTCCGTCGCATCGATTAGCGGGCCTTCACAGCGTTCGCTTGAACGAGGTGGCTGATGAACCGTTTATCGGTTACAAAGAAGGTTTTCCTTTTCAAAAAATGAATGATGATTTCTTCCGTAGAGTAGGGATATCGCCAAATTACGTCTGTCGGGTAGACGAACCTGCCGCCATATCCAATCTTGTCCGCGCCGGACTAGGCGTTGCGTTGGTCGGCAATTGCGGAGGGCCGAATTCCCCTCTTCATCTGTTGTCCATTGAATATCCTGTTTGCCAACGTCATTTTCAAATTGTATGGCATAACAAACGTTACCTCTCCATGGCCGCTCGCAAGTTCAGGGATTTTGTGATCCAGTATTTTGCTGCTTCATAA
- a CDS encoding NADP-dependent oxidoreductase, protein MRAAAFTSIGGPEVMRVMEFPDPQAGPGQVRVRVKTAGVQHYDCAIRSGWTPSYGVAVNLPQIPGNEFAGIVDQVGDGVTGFSVGNPVLGFTTLNGYAEYVVVSADQIVSKPDTMSWEEAGGLTGNGQGAYIALKAIGVKPGDTILINGAAGSLGAFAVQLAKELGAKAVIGTASESNHEFLRSLGAIPVTYEEGLAERVRALAPNGVDAVFDTAGGEGIRAAVELVRDKNRICTFFAYDLIEELGLRVVRGERSAAQLAELVDLHSKGRLHIQIRQIYMLDQAEDAHLAIETRHGRGKIVLRIN, encoded by the coding sequence ATGAGAGCAGCAGCATTTACTTCAATCGGAGGACCGGAAGTCATGAGAGTTATGGAGTTTCCGGATCCGCAGGCAGGTCCGGGTCAAGTTAGGGTCCGCGTGAAAACCGCTGGTGTACAGCATTACGACTGCGCCATACGCAGCGGCTGGACGCCATCATATGGGGTCGCGGTGAATCTTCCGCAAATTCCGGGTAATGAATTCGCAGGAATCGTGGATCAGGTTGGGGACGGTGTAACCGGCTTCTCCGTGGGCAACCCAGTGCTCGGCTTCACAACATTGAATGGCTACGCTGAATATGTTGTTGTCAGCGCCGATCAGATCGTGAGCAAGCCAGATACCATGTCCTGGGAAGAAGCAGGCGGGTTGACTGGCAACGGTCAGGGTGCTTACATCGCCTTGAAGGCGATTGGAGTGAAACCGGGCGATACAATCCTGATCAACGGCGCGGCCGGATCGCTAGGCGCTTTCGCCGTACAGCTGGCTAAGGAGTTGGGAGCCAAGGCCGTTATCGGCACAGCCAGCGAGAGCAACCACGAATTTCTCCGTTCGCTGGGCGCCATACCGGTTACGTATGAGGAAGGTCTGGCCGAGCGGGTACGGGCACTCGCACCGAATGGTGTTGACGCCGTGTTCGATACGGCCGGAGGTGAAGGGATTCGAGCGGCGGTGGAATTGGTGAGGGACAAGAACCGCATCTGTACGTTCTTCGCGTACGACCTCATTGAGGAGCTCGGACTTCGCGTCGTCCGCGGGGAACGTTCGGCAGCCCAGCTTGCAGAACTAGTGGATCTTCATTCAAAGGGCAGGCTTCACATCCAGATCAGGCAGATCTACATGTTGGACCAGGCGGAAGATGCACACCTGGCTATCGAAACCAGGCACGGTCGCGGGAAAATTGTGCTTAGGATTAATTAA
- a CDS encoding YceI family protein, with amino-acid sequence MKLKLTALAVGAVVVLGGAYYAYDYYAGNHVTIQEAIPVNGASTQVSTAAAVDTGKLNGDWSIQPDSKVYFSVTTSKEKVNFEGSTVIGNWALNTTDLAKMKAEAVVGIDTLQSGNSQRDGHIKGQQYLNAQTFPEAKFTLKSIDNFPKEWKEGEKVSFDMLGTLTIKNTTKDVVFKTDAAYNQGVIKLGGSTAVTFDDFGMKNPHTVVLDTENNVTITLSLVMGKKTTS; translated from the coding sequence ATGAAACTTAAACTAACCGCGTTGGCTGTTGGAGCTGTTGTTGTATTAGGTGGAGCTTATTATGCTTATGATTACTATGCCGGTAATCATGTGACCATTCAAGAAGCTATTCCTGTGAATGGTGCTTCTACTCAGGTCAGTACAGCTGCTGCTGTTGATACAGGTAAATTGAACGGAGACTGGAGCATTCAGCCAGATTCTAAAGTCTACTTCTCAGTAACTACATCCAAGGAAAAAGTAAACTTCGAAGGCAGCACAGTGATAGGGAACTGGGCATTAAACACCACTGATCTGGCCAAAATGAAAGCTGAAGCCGTCGTTGGTATCGATACGCTGCAATCTGGAAATTCCCAAAGGGACGGTCACATTAAAGGTCAGCAATACTTAAATGCACAAACGTTCCCTGAGGCCAAGTTTACGCTCAAATCAATCGATAACTTTCCTAAAGAATGGAAAGAAGGTGAGAAAGTTTCCTTTGACATGCTAGGAACCCTCACAATTAAAAATACAACGAAAGACGTAGTATTTAAGACCGATGCTGCTTATAACCAGGGTGTTATTAAGCTAGGGGGCAGTACGGCCGTGACTTTTGATGATTTTGGGATGAAGAATCCTCATACCGTTGTTCTGGACACAGAGAATAATGTGACAATCACTCTGAGTCTGGTCATGGGCAAGAAGACAACTTCATAA